The Monomorium pharaonis isolate MP-MQ-018 chromosome 5, ASM1337386v2, whole genome shotgun sequence genome includes a window with the following:
- the LOC105834270 gene encoding uncharacterized protein LOC105834270: MKDLLMQLQHIFNELKDESENAIIKKYGQNGKRYTVVLIIFVVGSGCFLIGVHFLSTISDIILSRNVSRLHNMLIVTEYFIDQEKYFYLIMLHIYAAIYTGALTVVSTGTLLIAYFQYICGLFKISSYRLERAIRFNMLQNITYIKNKNLMLKGLIYAVDIHRQAISNNWSVLFKPQSFSSKF; encoded by the exons ATGAAGGATTTATTAATGCAACTTCAACATATATTCAACGAACTAAAAGACGAATCTGAGAACgcaatcataaaaaaatatgggcaGAATGGAAAACGATATACAGTTGTACTTATAA TATTTGTTGTTGGTAGCGGGTGTTTTCTTATTGGCGTTCACTTTTTGTCGACTATTTCtgacattattttatcaagaaatGTGTCTCGATTACATAATATGCTGATTGTAACAGAGTATTTTATcgatcaagaaaaatatttctatttaattatgttacatatatatgcagCTATTTATACTGGAGCTCTTACAGTAGTATCGACAGGAACACTGCTCATtgcatattttcaatatatctgTGGATTGTTCAAAATCTCTAG ctATCGTCTTGAGCGTGCAATAAGATTTAATAtgctacaaaatattacttatataaaaaataaaaatttaatgcttaAGGGACTAATATATGCAGTAGATATTCATCGGCAAGCTATAAG TAATAATTGGAGTGTGTTGTTTAAGCCTCAATCTTTTTCAAGTAAGTTTTAA
- the LOC105832832 gene encoding uncharacterized protein LOC105832832, with product MQLQHTFNQLKDESENAIIKKYGQNGKRYTVVLIILGVCSICIVIIVQFLSIILDIVLPRNVSQLHHMLIVTEYFIDQEKYFYLIMLHICAAFYIGMLTMISTGTMLIVYFQYICGLFKVSSYRIERAMKINTLQNITLRNENLILKGIIYAIDIHRQAMRLCKLLLSKFETMLFCLIIVGVICLSLNLFQIFQIASSGENIKEIFIPVILSVCSIVYMFTANYIAQDLINHNNHIYITAYGIQWYMAPLYIQKLILFLLQRGVKDLSLNVGGLFTGSLECFATLVKASVSYFTFMYSTR from the exons AAAAGTATGGGCAAAATGGAAAACGATATACAGTTGTACTTATAA TACTTGGTGTTTGTAGTATATGTATTGTTATTATCGTTCAATTTTTGTCGATTATTCTTGACATTGTTTTACCGAGGAATGTGTCTCAATTACATCATATGCTGATTGTAACAGAGTATTTTATCGATcaagagaaatatttctatttaattatgctaCATATATGTGCAGCTTTTTACATTGGAATGCTTACAATGATATCGACAGGAACAATGCTCattgtatattttcaatatatctgTGGATTGTTCAAAGTCTCTAG ttatcGAATTGAGCGTGCAATGAAGATTAATAcgctacaaaatattactttaagaAATGAGAATTTAATACTTAAGGGAATAATATATGCAATAGATATTCATCGACAAGCTATGAG ATTATGCAAACTATTACTATCTAAGTTTGAAACAATGTTATTCTGTTTAATAATAGTTGGAGTGATTTGTTTAAGCCTCAATCTTTTTCAA ATATTTCAGATAGCATCATCTGGAGAAAATATTAAGGAAATATTCATACCCGTTATATTATCAGTTTGCAGTATCGTATATATGTTTACAGCTAATTACATCGCACaggatttaataaatcataataatcacatatatattactGC ATACGGTATTCAATGGTATATGGCACcgttatatatacaaaaattgatattgttTCTATTACAAAGAGGTGTCAaagatttatctttaaatgttGGTGGATTATTTACTGGATCGCTAGAGTGTTTTGCTACG CTGGTGAAAGCTTCTGTATCTTATTTTACCTTCATGTATTCTACAcgataa
- the LOC118645580 gene encoding uncharacterized protein LOC118645580 has translation MCTNTSDLRSITILFNYINLLYIFQIASSGENIKEIFIPIVSSVSSIVYMFAANYIGQDLINHNNDIYITAYSIQWYMAPLHIQKLILFLLQRGVKDLSLNVGGLFTGSLECFATLVKASVSYFTFIYSTR, from the exons ATGTGTACTAATACTTCTGATTTAAGAAGTATAACTATTTTGTTCAATTACATTAACCTATTGTAT ATATTTCAAATAGCATCGTCTggagaaaatattaaagaaatattcataCCCATTGTATCTTCAGTTAGCagtattgtatatatgtttgCAGCTAATTATATCGGACaggatttaataaatcataacaATGACATATATATTACTGC ATACAGTATTCAATGGTATATGGCACCGttacatatacaaaaattgatattatttctattgcaAAGAGGTGTCAaagatttatctttaaatgttGGTGGATTATTTACTGGATCGCTAGAGTGTTTTGCTAcg CTGGTAAAGGCTTCGGTATCTTATTTTACCTTCATATATTCTACGCGATAA